A single window of Liolophura sinensis isolate JHLJ2023 chromosome 6, CUHK_Ljap_v2, whole genome shotgun sequence DNA harbors:
- the LOC135466552 gene encoding cell death-inducing p53-target protein 1 homolog isoform X2, translated as MSSTSAPKDAPPPYQGGADSGHNPQDPPPKYEPPKGPQGYPQPAYPPQGYQSGGVVYSQPQPVTVIQMSYGPSPVTINCPHCQNHVTTSLVYETGALTWIVSGVLCLFGCWLGCCLIPFCIPELQDVEHRCPNCYRVVGMFRRLS; from the exons ATGAGTAGCACTTCAGCCCCAAAGGATGCTCCCCCACCATACCAGGGTGGAGCTGACTCAGGACATAACCCACAGGATCCACCCCCAAAGTATGAGCCCCCAAAAGGGCCACAGGGTTACCCGCAGCCTGCTTATCCACCACAAG GGTATCAGTCTGGTGGGGTAGTGTACTCTCAGCCTCAGCCTGTCACTGTGATACAGATGAGTTATGGCCCCAGCCCTGTCACCATAAACTGCCCACACTGCCAGAATCATGTGACCACATCCCTGGTTTACGAGACAGGAGCTCTGACTTGGATTGTCTCAGGAGTGCTTTGCCTCTTTGG ATGTTGGCTAGGCTGTTGTCTCATACCATTTTGTATCCCAGAGCTACAGGATGTGGAACACCGATGCCCAAATTGTTATCGTGTTGTGGGAATGTTCAGAAGGCTGTCTTAG